Within the Siniperca chuatsi isolate FFG_IHB_CAS linkage group LG18, ASM2008510v1, whole genome shotgun sequence genome, the region CCACCCAGAGCAGAGAGGTCAGCAGACTGCAGCCAAAGTAGAGGAGGAAACGTAGAAAGCTGTACATGCAGCGTGAGCGCAGGTAGAGGtcaaagttattgtacttggtgcGCACTAGCTTGGAAGCATGCGCCGACCCACAGGCCGAGTGCATGCAGGTGGTGTGGGGGCCATGGAAGCTGCGCACCCGCCGTGGGATGGGGATCACAGGCATGGGTGGGCTACTGGAGCCCAGCACAGTGCACAGGAGTATTCGGTGAGCGCTGCTTCTGTGGAGGCAGTTAGCTTCATTTGAGTGTGGTGCAAAAAGTGGCTCTTACAGGAGCCCAGGAATGAGATGTAGCTGCTGGtagtgtctgtctgctgtgaacTCCAACAGCAAGGTTTTCTCCTTCGAATGCAGCAAGGTTCTGTGAAGAAATGACATTGTTACTgtaaggtcagtttcaggtgaaactaggccgggtaaacagcagaaactcaggtagactcctccctgaggacagggcttaagtaacacagagtagcttaaatttctgagttctcagaccattttcacaattgagaatgacttccggatggaagccgaaatgtcttgattctgaaaacagtgtccagatgactacgattgaaacgttttctacgatggaacattcctggacaaatgagggactacaccgtgttactgtatgttattttcaaaatgcacatgcacacattgttGCAAACCTAATGCAAGAAATGCAGGCCTGtccataattttttttaagctgAAAACAATAACTATAGATACATTTTAAGAGATAGCTTTAAGCTCAGACATGGGCTTAAACCTATCTATTATGTTTTAATGACTACATCATAGCCAGCACACAGCATCTTCTGTCCAAAAAGGACCTTTCATCCCTATTCTGGTCTAAAAAATAAGTGCTCGTGCAGAACCAATGGTAATCTTACATGCAACAGTACGATGTCTTCCTCCTCACCAAAAAAGCTGGTGTTTGATTCTCAGACGACAGGAACATTGTATCACATTATAAACAGTTGGCTGTAACATAAACACACGggatttatttagttttttcccccaCGATGCACTGTTTAATACCAGCGGAGATGAGGCAGCGACAGGCGAGCCGGTGCTTGTACGTCCTGTCGCAAAATATACGAGTCATCCTGCTGTGACGACAGCTGCAGAGTTAAAGGGGAAGTGCTCCCCAAGAAAGGATGCTCGCTTTggatttcagtttaaaatactTAAGCATGTACAGCAAGCATTACGCAGGGGTTATATattgtatgcgtgtgtgtaggTCACACACAGGGTATTGGGAAATAACAGTCAGATGATCTGACTTTGCTATGGTTCAAAACTGCGTTTGAAAAATGAGTGATTTTCCCTACTTCCTTACAACAAAGGGAAGGTAAGGTCAATTTCACAACCACTTGGTCTACAGACTCATTTTCTACAGAATTAATGgcgttaaaaaaacaatatgcaATGAATCATTATGTCCCCTCAATATCTCACAAGAGTTGTGGATATgcagtgcagtggtggaagaatcTTATTCAGAgcttttactttattaaaagtaccaatacaacaatgtaaaatacatcatgcattcaaaatcccacttaagtaaaagtacagatgtATTAGATGTAAAATGTAcgtaaagtatcaaaagtaaaagtactcgtgctgtaaaatgtcatgtgtgactgatgttttattctatctgatattattagattattaatactgatgcaacaatgtgtaagcagcattttactgttgtagctgctctaGGTGGAGCTTGTTTTAACTACATTATATACAGTTACAGCTAGTTTTGTCCAGTGATTTCCAACCTAGGGGTTGGGCCCCTCCAAaaggtcaccagataaatctgaggagtcgtgagatgattgatgagcgaggaaagaagaaaaaacaaagttttgatACACAAAtctcttttcatattttttttccacttttctctcatctttgattttttttttgtaaaactttgGATACTTTGACCTCTTTATACtaaaaacagttatttaaattaaaccatgttCCAGCTCTTTgctggaactgctaacaactcaaagacatctGAAACAAGAGACAAGAGACCCAAACTGCACACTGCGGTCACAGTGTAGGTAGACAAccactgttttaatttttaacagtgCATTGTATTGTAGACGCttctcatgtttttttaatgtaaaatcttaatatgaaaagtaactGGCAAATGCAGCAGTCGaataaatgtagtaaagtaaaaagtaaaatatttccctctgaaatgtagtggagtagaagtgtaaagtgtCATAAAATGggacaaataaaatacaagcacctcaaaactgtgcttaaatacagtacttgtctaaatgtacttagtttctTTCTGCCACTGTTGCAGTGTGAGAGAAATTTGACCACAAATACGCAAGATTCATGGACTAAAACATCACTAAGTTCatatagaaaataatttaaagccAAACACTTTCTGATTAATTACAAATACGTGGAAATGTTCATCACATTATCTTTTAATTAGTATTTCTGCCATTACCTAGCAGTCAAAGTAAATTCGTATGACTTGCTGTACCTGCAACAGTTTCGGTAAAAAAAACGTTGCATAGgtcatgtgtgtatttgtattcatGTGTCTGTAAACCTCACACAAGGTTGCACAGTGCGTTCACATGCATATCCTCAGTGTGCGAGCCACTTAAATGTGTCCTAGCCTCTCACTCTGTATATCAAGTAACCTTCATTGGGCAGATTTATGGGTTGGCCGAATGATTACATCTCAGCTATCTGTCAGCAAGCCAGATGGCAGCAGGTGACGATAAATCACAATAAATACAgggtttttgtttaaaaaaaagtttattacaGTTGTTAATAGTGTGTTGGATCACTTTACTGGGAGTTTAAAGGTATATTATgcaaaattagaaaaacaaaccTTATAATATTTAATCAAACATACATAAAGCTGTCACTGAGGCTGAATATATTAATCTGTGTACTTTGCTTTCACATTATGATTGAGTTTAGTAAAGTCAGCTTTGGCCATTCAAATTATaatatctgtatttattaaaatgGAGAGTATTTTCTTTGTCGACAAGAGAGCGCTCAATGTCCAACGTAGTGTTCTGGAATGAATCCCATTTGTGTAGGAGATATCTTTATATTGAATCAGTTTATCATATCTCATCTGTTCTCATTAAAAGCATAGTGTCATCTGTTATCTCAGTCAACATGAAAGCTGtaataaaaagtgtgtgttggCCAGAGGCAACTGACTGCAGCCTTAATCCACTTACACTACCAGCCATCTATATTCATCGTGTTGTCGACGGTATTGTTGCATGATCCATGATCCTAAACGGCTTATTTTTCGGAGGTATTCTCCATGAAGGTTTTCTGATAAAGAGTTTTTAAAGCTCAGGATCATCTCAGCGCATGTGTTGAATTCATTGGAAGAGCTGCTTTCAATGCTCTCTTTTATTTGCTCATGTAATGTTATTGCTTCTGTGtgaatttaataataaataatcactGCCATTACTGtgacaaacaacatttaacCAAGGCACTGAACTGTtgcctcagaaaatagagaagaCTCTTCATTTTcaatatcactaaacaaatgtTACATCAGGATATTTGGCACAGGAACCCTGAACACTAATTATGGCTGCTAACTGACCCGAGGCCTCAACTATATATTATTCAGTTAATATACAAGCTGAAAATCCATTTATGTGTTATTCCATCAAAGCTTATTCGTGGTGATAACACTATTCAATTATATGCCAAACAATAGTTCACCTGTagccacacaacacacacttatTTGGCAGTACCTTTGTTAACACACTTCCTTTCAGCAGgaatctgttttctgtctttgctcTGAATTGGATTTTTGGATCTTTAGAGCAATTTGGGACCAGAAACTTCTGTGCAGGTTGTTGCCCCCCCTGCCCGCCCAGCTGAGGTGATTCCTTTTGGCAAGAAACTTTTCTTCCTATCTTCCTCTGTAACTCCCTTGAGAGGTGTTCTTATAATGGGTTGCACTATTTTCTGGTTAGAAGATTAATGGTGgccatttagaaaaaaaaataccttGAAGGTTATCCTTGCTTGCTTGTCAGGTAGTGAAGAACTAGATTCCTTTCTCGGGGATAAATGATGTTGGCATAGTAGGAGAGGACACAGGTAGATCAAAGATAAAGGACAAGGCATCAGAATGATCTCCATGTGAGTTCACATTTATGTTAGCCAAGTGATATGCAAACTTGAGcataaaaatatgcaaatatggATTTCTTTTATCAGTTGAGGACAAATCTTCCTCAACTGATAAAAGAAAGCGCTAGGTCAGGAGAAATGTCGAAGGAAAGGTTGCAGTTAATTTG harbors:
- the LOC122865343 gene encoding transmembrane protein 250; protein product: MPVIPIPRRVRSFHGPHTTCMHSACGSAHASKLVRTKYNNFDLYLRSRCMYSFLRFLLYFGCSLLTSLLWVALSALFFLQYVSVRVLLRLQYKLSVILLLLGHRRLDFGVLNDLIIYSMQITMFLVGGLGWCFMVFVDM